A genome region from Erigeron canadensis isolate Cc75 chromosome 3, C_canadensis_v1, whole genome shotgun sequence includes the following:
- the LOC122591611 gene encoding secreted RxLR effector protein 161-like, producing MGEMNFFLGLQVEQKKDGFFIHQTKYAQDILKRFGMEDTSPMDTPIQKNHQLGMLSLNDPEVDPTRYRAMIGSFMYLTASRPDIMFVVCLCARYQFCPGESHMKAVKQILRYLKGQPVLGLWYSIGGDFELVAYTYVDYGGCNFDRKSNSGGCQFLGGRLVSWQCKKQTPVVISSCEAEYMVARGCCSQVLWIQRQLRDYGQNFLCTPIKIDNESTISITNNHVKHSRKHIDISFMLYVIVLKKINSPRKGAE from the coding sequence ATGGGAGAGATGAATTTCTTTTTGGGTTTGCAAGTTGAACAGAAAAAGGATGGATTCTTCATTCATCAGACGAAGTATGCACAAGATATTTTGAAACGATTTGGAATGGAAGATACTTCACCAATGGATACTCCCATACAAAAGAACCATCAACTTGGGATGTTATCTCTTAATGATCCAGAAGTTGATCCTACTCGTTATAGGGCCATGATAGGTTCTTTCATGTATCTTACGGCATCAAGACCAGACATCATGTTTGTAGTTTGTTTGTGTGCGCGTTATCAGTTCTGTCCCGGGGAAAGTCACATGAAAGCTGTTAAGCAAATTCTTCGTTACCTCAAAGGGCAACCAGTGCTGGGTCTTTGGTATTCGATTGGGGGAGACTTTGAGTTAGTGGCTTATACATATGTTGACTATGGAGGCTGCAACTTTGATAGGAAATCGAATTCAGGTGGATGTCAGTTCTTAGGGGGGAGATTGGTTTCTTGGCAATGTAAGAAACAGACTCCTGTTGTGATCTCGTCTTGCGAGGCAGAATACATGGTAGCTCGTGGATGTTGTTCACAGGTTCTATGGATTCAGCGACAATTGCGTGATTACGGTCAGAATTTCCTTTGTACTCCCATAAAGATAGATAATGAATCCACCATATCCATTACCAATAATCATGTTAAGCACAGTAGGAAGCACATAGACATAAGTTTCATGTTATACGTGATTGTGCTGAAAAAAATTAATAGTCCTAGAAAAGGTGCCGAGTGA